From the Dysgonomonadaceae bacterium PH5-43 genome, the window CAACCTATACCCCATATAGTATCGGTAGGATATAATATTATGCCACCTTTATACAATATATCAATCGCTTTTTTTAGTTCTTCTTCCATCTTAGAAAGTTTATTACAAGTAGCACAAAGATACAACTTTGTTTCTAAAGCTTGATATAAACTTTTAACTTTTATAACAACTCTTAATTGTTCACTATTTGACCATCGGCTATTCCCTGACAATCAATTATTATTTTGCTTCTTGAACTGTTATTATAGAACTGTATTTTTGCTTTGCCTTCATATTGTGTGTCTATATTAGGATTCCAATACAAAGTACGTCTGTAGTCGACATCGCCAAAGACGGGAGGATTAGCTTTGTAATTGGGATTATAAAAATCTTTTACCTCTGAATAACCTTGAAAACTGGTATGACGAAGACCATCAGGCAAATCCTGTATGTCATTGTCATTAAAAGAAACTAGGATAAATACTTTAGGAACAAATTCACCACCAGAACAAGGTGCTGTTGTTTTTGTCCAAGCAAATAAATCAGAATAATAAATTTCTATTTTGGAAATTTCTTTGATATCCACTTTTTCAAGACGTTCATAAAAAGAGAATATCTTATTCTGTGTTTCTATCCGTTTGTCCGTGTCATAATTGTAACACCAATGTACAATTTGACTTTTATAGTGTTTTATTCTTCCGCCTTCGTCTGGTACTGCATTTATATTGTATGGTATACCTTTTTTTACCAAATATTCCTCTAATGTATAGAAATAATTCTCACCTTTATCTTGCCAATCATTATAGTCTTGCTCTACGTTAAGGATTATATCAGGGCCTTCATATTTAGAAGTTTTATCGTGTCTTATAACCACCTCTCTTAACAACTGTTCTTCTAACACCGAAGCTTTTCTCGACTTTTCATCTTGTAGTTTGGGAGATAGATAAAATCTATTTTCGGTGTTCAATTCACTAAAAGCGAATCTTTTTGATTCGGGTATAAATAATCTATTTAGCAATATACGACTCTTAAATGTGTCGCCTTTGCGAGTTGCGTGAAGTCCTAAAAACCATTTGTTGTAAAGAGATATTGTATCTAACGAAAATGCAAACTCACCGTTCTTATCTGTTACAGCTTTACTCTTAAACAACAGAGAACCTTGTGTCATCCACATAAAGAGATTTACGTCTTTTGCTGGCTTTTTATTGTTTAACCCCAATATCTTACCTGTAACTAACAAGCCATCTTCTATAGGGTGTGTTACATCAAAACTCTCAATCCCTGCCATACGTTTCCATTCGTAACGTCTCCAGCCATTGACCAACATTAAAAGGTCTAAATCTCTTTCACGCTTAGGTTTACTATCATCTTCTCCCTTGAAGTAATATGAAGGGTTATCGATATAGCCCTTAAGCTCTGACGACAAAAGCAGATTAGTGTAAATGTTATCGGGGTAATATTCCTCCAAACTGTTTACTGCCGACTTAACCGATAATGACAAATATGACGGTGTAAAACCTTCCTTATTTTTTGTCTCTACTGTAAGTTCAATCAAATCAAATGGGTCATAAATTTCCTTTTTGCTCTTAATGGTTAATTTGGTTGTTTGTGGGTGAACAATGAAAACCATACGTTCAGCAAATACTTCACCTTTTTTGTCGAACAAGGTAATATTGTTAACACCTGTAGGGAGTGCCGACTCAGGAACAACTATCTCTCTGTAATCATCAGAGATAAAGGCATTGAAATAATATACCTTTCCTCTACAGGCTATACTTATACCTAAAGTATCTTGGGGTTGATTGTTTGTTTTGTTTACTTTTATAGATAGTTCTTTATTATCGGTCTTTCCTACCGACATAACATATCCCTCTTGAAGAGGAGTTGGTAATTCTACATCGTAAGTCTTATTATTGTAAAAGACCTTTGCCTTAAAGCCTTGATCTTCAGAGTTAATCTCGAAAGAACCTATACCTTGATGTTCGGTATTAAAACTTGCAAGTTCTTCGTTCCACATACTATAAACCTTGCCTGTTACAGATATGTTTGCGCCATTTTTATCGGTTGCCTTAAAAGCAACTCTCGAACGAAGACCTTTAACGAGATTGCCTCCTTCTGGATAGAAGGTAATATTAAGATCTTTGCGGTTTTCTTGTTTTGCTCTTGTTTTAGTTTGTTCGACAGCCCGACTATCGACTGTCATTTCAGAGTAATCACCCGTAACATCTGGACGTTCAAACACTGGCAGTACTCTACTATAAATAAAAGCTTCGCCAAAGTTAAGCATACAGCGAGTATAGGCTCTAACTTCATAAAAGTCTGAATGATACTTTTTAGTATTTAAGATAAACTCTCCGTGCGCTTGTCCGTTCTCTATCTTAAGCTTTTTGTTATCTAAAACATCGCCTCGCCCGTTAAGTAGCTCTACATACAGAACTTTACTTAAGTCGGTAAAAGTATTATTATCTGCTGAGACTACATAAGACTTAAACCATATTGTGTCGCCTACGAAATAACTTGTATTATCGAGATGTAAATAAACTTTCTCTTGCGGATAGTTGTAATTAAACGTGTGAATGTTCTTTACAAACTGAGCAAGTCTTTCTACTGCCGTAGAGTCCGATTGAGAGTAAACTCCCATAAAAGACAAAACGACGAAAACGAAGAGTGTTGTAAAAAGCTTTTTCATGGTAGTGTGCATTCATTTCTACAAAGAAAGCAATATTTTCTTAGAAATGCATATATTCTAAAAAGAAATTACATATCTATTTCAATATCTTTCTATTTTCTACCTCTGCTAAAATCTGCATTTGCTGAATAGCAATTTGGTTTAATTTTATCAGCCGTTCTCTTTGAGGAAGTCCCTCATTGATAAATACAGCATTAAGGTTCTCCATGTTTGATAGACTGATTAACTCATTTATAGATGCATAATCGCGAATATTTCCTTTTAGGTCAGGATTGGACTCTCGCCACTCCTTAGCTGTCATTCCGAATAGTGCAATATTCAGCACATCAGCTTCATTGGCATAAATAATCGAAGTTTGTTTTGCGGTAAGTTCGTTAGGTATCAAATTGTGTTTAATGGCATCTGTATGAATACGGTAATTAATCTTAGCCAATTCCCGTTTTGCAGACCAACCAAGTGTTTTTTGCTCCTCTATTTTAAGTCGCTTGAACTCCGTAACAAGATATAGTTCGAACTCTGCTGAAATCCACGCTGCAAATTTAAAAGCAATATCCGAATGCGCATACGTCCCTCCGCCATAGCGTCCCGATTTAGAGGTCATACCAATAGCGTTTGTTTCGCTGATCCACTTTTGTGGAGACATCCAAAAATGAGGTTTTGCCGATTCGTTTTTAAACCCCTCATAAATGTGGGGGTTAAAATTTGGGTTGTTCAGCATTTCCCACAGACCTATATACTCTATAGTGCTGTAAGTGCGTAGCCATAAGCTAATTATCTGTGATGGATTCTCTGTGTCTCGAATTTTAGCAATGTCGGTCAGTGAGATATAATCTTCCTGCTCTTTCTTATAAAAGACTATTTCTGTATTTTTAACCGTTATTTTAGCCATATTATTAAGTTTGATTTTCTACAAAGAAAGCAATATTTTCTTAGAAATGCAATTAATTATTCAGCGAAAACTTTATCTTTTTTTCTATTTCCCAAAAATTCTCGACATTTTCTCTACTTACTTATTTTCACAAGACTTCTCTTTTTTCTATTATTTTGACATTATCGACCCTTTGTGTCAATTAAGAAAGAAGACAAGAGAGTAAGCAAACTACCCCAATAGGCAACTGTCTGTAATTCCTTAACTCTCGGAGAAGAGCATAAAAGTGAGCGACTGGACAAATGCGCGGCTATATATCTCTCTCGAAGAGCTTTTTCGCTCTCAGGAGAACTCCCTTATCGCTCTTAGCAGATAGGCGAGCGGGTTGTTACTATATACCCCTTGTCGCTCTTAGTAGATACCCTAGCCTTTGTTAGTAGAAAGGGGAGTTGCTTCTTAGTAGAGACCCGATGCAGCTCTTAGTAGAACCACCCCGTCTTTATACTTAAAGCACCCCATCGTTCTTAGTAGAGAGACCTCCCCTCTCTTAGTAGATAGGCAAGGGGTCTCTTAGTAGAGAGGCGACCCTAAGTGAAGCTTTGCATTTTTAGGAGAAAAATACTTGCCACAAGAGAGGATTCGCATCCTTCCTTATTTTCAATTATTCACTATTTGACCATCAAATATTCCCTGACAATCTATTATTATTTTGCTTCTTGAACTGTTATTATAGAACTGTATTTTTGCTTTGCCTTCATACCGCGTATCTATATTAGGATTCCAATACAAAGTGCGTCTGTAATCTACATCACCAAAAACAGGAGGATTAGCTTTGTAATCGGGATTGTAAAAGTCTTTCACGTCTGAATAGCCTTGAAAACTGGTATGACGAAGACCTTCGGGTAAATATTGTATATCATTATCTTTAAACGAAACATAAAAAAACACTAAGGGAACTAATTCACCACCAGAACAAGGTGCTGTTGTTTTAGTCCAAGCAAATAAATCAGAATAATAAATTTCTATTTTGGAAATTTCTTTGATATCCACTTTTGCAAGACGTTCATAAAAAGAGAATATCTTTCTTTGCGATCTTATAATGTTATTAGGATCTCCATAGCACCATTTTATTGATTGGTTTTTGTATTTATCTGCATATATATCATAAGGGATACCTTTCTTTAATAAATACTCATCAATAGTATAGAAATAATTCTCACCCTTGTCTTGCCAATCATTATAATCTTGCTCTACGTTAAGGATTATATCAGGGCCATCATATTTAGAAGTTTTATCGTGTCTTATAACCACCTCTCTTAATAACTGTTCTTCTAACACCGAAGCTTTTCTCGACTTTTCATCTTGCAGTTTGGGAGATAGATAAAATCTATTTTCTGTGTCTAATTCGCTGGAATAATATAATCTAGCTTTTGGTATAAATAATCTGTTTAGTAATATTCTACTCTTGAAAGTTTTGTTCTTTTTGCTCGCATGAAGTCCTAAAAAGTATTTATCGTAAAGAGAGATGGTGTCCAACGAAAATGCAAACCCTCCATTTTCATCTGTTACTGCCTTGCTCCTGAACGATAAAGAATCTTGTGTCATCCACATGAAAAGATTTATATCTTTTGCTGGTTTTTTATTGCGAAAGTTCAACACCTTACCCGTAATTAACAAACTCTCTTCTATAGGGTGCGTTACTTCAAAACTCTCAATCCCTGCCATACGTTTCCATTCGTAACGTCTCCAACCATTGACCAGCATTAGGAGATCTAAATCTCTTTCACGCTTAGGTTTACTATCATCTTCTCCCTTGAAGTAATATGAAGGGTTATCGATATAACCCTTAAGCTCTGATGATAAAAGCAGATTAGTGTAAATGTTGTCGGGGTAATATTCCTCCAAACTGTTTACTGCTGATTTTACCGACAAAGATAGATTTGAAGGAGTAAAACCTTCCTTATTTTTTGTCTCTACTGTAAGTTCAATTAAATCAAATGGGTCATAGATTTCCTTTTTGCTCTTAATGGTTAATTTGGTTGTTTGTGGGTGAACAATGAAAACCATACGTTCAGCAAATACTTCACCTTTTTTGTCGAACAAGGTAATATTGTTAACACCTGTAGGGAGTGCTGACTCAGGAACAACTATCTCTCTGTAATCATCAGAGATAAAGGCATTGAAATAATATACCTTTCCTCTACAGGCTATACTTATACCTAAAGTGTCTTGTGGTTGATTGTTTGTTTTGTTTACTTTTATAGATAGTTCTTTATTATCGGTCTTTCCTACCGACATAACATATCCCTCTTGAAGAGGAGTTGGTAATTCTACATCGTAAGTCTTATTATTGTAAAAGACTTTTGCCTTAAAGCCTTGATCTTCAGAGTTAATCTCGAAAGAACCTATACCTTGATGTTCGGTATTAAAACTTGCAAGTTCTTCGTTCCACATACTATAAACCTTGCCTGTTACAGATATGTTAGCGCCATTTTTATCGGTTGCCTTAAAAGCAACCCTCGAACGAAGACCTTTAACGAGATTGCCTCCTTCGGGATAGAATGTAATATTAAGGTCTTTGCGGTTTTCTTGTTTGGCTCTTGTTTTAGTTTGTTCGACAGCCCGACTATCGACTGTCATTTCAGAGTAATCACCCGTAACATCTGGACGTTCAAACACTGGCAGTACTCTACTATAAATAAAAGCCTCACCAAAGTTAAGCATACAACGAGTATAGGCTCTAACCTCATAAAAGTCTGAATGATACTCTTTAGTATTTAAGATAAACTCTCCGTGCGCTTGTCCGTTCTCTATCTTAAGCTTCTTATTATCTAAAACATCGCCTCGTCCATTCAAAAGCTCTACATACAGAACTTTACTTAAGTCGGTAAAAGTATTGTTATCTGCTGAGACTACATAAGACTTAAACCATATTGTGTCGCCTACGAAATAACTTGTATTATCGAGATGTAAATAAACTTTCTCTTGCGGATAGTTGTAATTGAAAGAATGGATATTCTTAATAAACTGAGCAAGTCTATCAACCGCCGTAGAGTCCGATTGAGAGTAAACTCCCATAAAAGACAAAACGACGAAAATGAAGAGTGTTGTAAAAAGCTTTTTCATGGTAGTGTGCATTCATTTCTACAAAGAAAGCAATATTTTCTTAGAAATGCAATTAAAATGGCACATCTATAATATTTTGTGATTACATCTAAATGATTCGTTTTTAACCCCTCATAAATGTGTGGTTAATGGCAGTCTAAGATTTCCTCACTGAGTTTTTTTCGTTGAATTTATCCATTTAAGAGAAAAATTCACATAAACTAAAGAGTATCCACCAGGCATTTGCTCCTCTTCTATATATGCACCTATAGTTCCGTCGGGCAATACCGTTATGGAAGAATATGCTGAACCTCTCTTACATAGTGTTTTTTTAACAGTCCAAGTTTTACCTTCGTCGTAACTTAAAAAGATAGAAACATTTTCTCTATTTCTGTTGTGATTAGGAATGGTATGTAGCAATATATTTTTTTTACCTCCATTAAGTTTAGAGCTATACCTTATTATATCTCCATTACAGTTTGGCTCTATCAGGTCTTCCCACGAAGATACCTCGCCC encodes:
- a CDS encoding hypothetical protein (product_source=Hypo-rule applied; cath_funfam=2.60.40.10; superfamily=54334,81296; transmembrane_helix_parts=Inside_1_6,TMhelix_7_24,Outside_25_826), whose translation is MHTTMKKLFTTLFIFVVLSFMGVYSQSDSTAVDRLAQFIKNIHSFNYNYPQEKVYLHLDNTSYFVGDTIWFKSYVVSADNNTFTDLSKVLYVELLNGRGDVLDNKKLKIENGQAHGEFILNTKEYHSDFYEVRAYTRCMLNFGEAFIYSRVLPVFERPDVTGDYSEMTVDSRAVEQTKTRAKQENRKDLNITFYPEGGNLVKGLRSRVAFKATDKNGANISVTGKVYSMWNEELASFNTEHQGIGSFEINSEDQGFKAKVFYNNKTYDVELPTPLQEGYVMSVGKTDNKELSIKVNKTNNQPQDTLGISIACRGKVYYFNAFISDDYREIVVPESALPTGVNNITLFDKKGEVFAERMVFIVHPQTTKLTIKSKKEIYDPFDLIELTVETKNKEGFTPSNLSLSVKSAVNSLEEYYPDNIYTNLLLSSELKGYIDNPSYYFKGEDDSKPKRERDLDLLMLVNGWRRYEWKRMAGIESFEVTHPIEESLLITGKVLNFRNKKPAKDINLFMWMTQDSLSFRSKAVTDENGGFAFSLDTISLYDKYFLGLHASKKNKTFKSRILLNRLFIPKARLYYSSELDTENRFYLSPKLQDEKSRKASVLEEQLLREVVIRHDKTSKYDGPDIILNVEQDYNDWQDKGENYFYTIDEYLLKKGIPYDIYADKYKNQSIKWCYGDPNNIIRSQRKIFSFYERLAKVDIKEISKIEIYYSDLFAWTKTTAPCSGGELVPLVFFYVSFKDNDIQYLPEGLRHTSFQGYSDVKDFYNPDYKANPPVFGDVDYRRTLYWNPNIDTRYEGKAKIQFYNNSSRSKIIIDCQGIFDGQIVNN
- a CDS encoding hypothetical protein (product_source=Hypo-rule applied; pfam=PF04383; smart=SM01252; superfamily=47769), with translation MAKITVKNTEIVFYKKEQEDYISLTDIAKIRDTENPSQIISLWLRTYSTIEYIGLWEMLNNPNFNPHIYEGFKNESAKPHFWMSPQKWISETNAIGMTSKSGRYGGGTYAHSDIAFKFAAWISAEFELYLVTEFKRLKIEEQKTLGWSAKRELAKINYRIHTDAIKHNLIPNELTAKQTSIIYANEADVLNIALFGMTAKEWRESNPDLKGNIRDYASINELISLSNMENLNAVFINEGLPQRERLIKLNQIAIQQMQILAEVENRKILK
- a CDS encoding hypothetical protein (product_source=Hypo-rule applied; superfamily=54334); the encoded protein is MHTTMKKLFTTLFVFVVLSFMGVYSQSDSTAVERLAQFVKNIHTFNYNYPQEKVYLHLDNTSYFVGDTIWFKSYVVSADNNTFTDLSKVLYVELLNGRGDVLDNKKLKIENGQAHGEFILNTKKYHSDFYEVRAYTRCMLNFGEAFIYSRVLPVFERPDVTGDYSEMTVDSRAVEQTKTRAKQENRKDLNITFYPEGGNLVKGLRSRVAFKATDKNGANISVTGKVYSMWNEELASFNTEHQGIGSFEINSEDQGFKAKVFYNNKTYDVELPTPLQEGYVMSVGKTDNKELSIKVNKTNNQPQDTLGISIACRGKVYYFNAFISDDYREIVVPESALPTGVNNITLFDKKGEVFAERMVFIVHPQTTKLTIKSKKEIYDPFDLIELTVETKNKEGFTPSYLSLSVKSAVNSLEEYYPDNIYTNLLLSSELKGYIDNPSYYFKGEDDSKPKRERDLDLLMLVNGWRRYEWKRMAGIESFDVTHPIEDGLLVTGKILGLNNKKPAKDVNLFMWMTQGSLLFKSKAVTDKNGEFAFSLDTISLYNKWFLGLHATRKGDTFKSRILLNRLFIPESKRFAFSELNTENRFYLSPKLQDEKSRKASVLEEQLLREVVIRHDKTSKYEGPDIILNVEQDYNDWQDKGENYFYTLEEYLVKKGIPYNINAVPDEGGRIKHYKSQIVHWCYNYDTDKRIETQNKIFSFYERLEKVDIKEISKIEIYYSDLFAWTKTTAPCSGGEFVPKVFILVSFNDNDIQDLPDGLRHTSFQGYSEVKDFYNPNYKANPPVFGDVDYRRTLYWNPNIDTQYEGKAKIQFYNNSSRSKIIIDCQGIADGQIVNN